From Synoicihabitans lomoniglobus, the proteins below share one genomic window:
- a CDS encoding sodium:solute symporter family transporter produces MHPIDTAIVGLYLLSLLVAGVWLARRAGQGADDYFLGGRRLPWWALGSSGMSSNLDVAGTMTIVALVTLYGLQGFWIEMRGGVVLPIAVFLAFMGKWHRRSEVMTTAEWMLLRFGDGRGGRAARWTAALTYVILTVAMIVFFLSAGGRFLAEFLPYSETQCAVGVALIAFLYTTASGLHGVIWTDVVQSVLIGGAAIYVAVTAAGLVTPTLLAGWPAAELNTFWPQSGDGAMEPYVPFYAFLAIWISKGVLEGLGGSGGSAYMAQRFYAASDEQDCGKIAMLWTVLFAARWPMVLGFAIIAMQLGVTVDSFAAAEGVLPTVLQSTYFPAGVRGLILAAMLAAAMSTFDSTLNAGASYVVRDLFQPWFPRAAERQLVWAGYGASAVLVAMGLGLSLWLGGTVLGVWIGIVMLLFPAFLVPFALRWYWSRFNGPGFAAGIAGGFATALFFSLIDPAGWNEATRFLAISVVSAVAAIAVALNSAPVDPDQLRRFYEQVRPFGWWPRAWRQPDKVEHRADVARLLQALVWQITTFLLPMGMVLGMWVEVAVAAVVWIVLAVRLWPDSKRPQA; encoded by the coding sequence GTGCACCCGATTGATACGGCCATTGTAGGACTTTATCTGCTGTCGTTGCTCGTGGCGGGCGTGTGGCTGGCCCGCCGCGCCGGTCAGGGCGCGGATGATTATTTTCTGGGGGGACGCCGGTTGCCGTGGTGGGCGCTCGGGTCCTCGGGCATGTCGAGCAATCTCGATGTGGCGGGCACGATGACGATTGTCGCGCTGGTCACGCTTTACGGGCTGCAGGGATTTTGGATCGAGATGCGGGGCGGGGTGGTGCTGCCGATCGCGGTGTTTCTCGCCTTCATGGGCAAGTGGCACCGGCGCTCCGAAGTGATGACCACGGCCGAATGGATGCTGTTGCGTTTCGGCGACGGGCGCGGCGGGCGCGCGGCCCGATGGACGGCGGCGTTGACCTATGTGATTCTGACGGTGGCCATGATCGTATTCTTCCTGTCGGCGGGCGGGCGATTTCTCGCAGAGTTTCTACCGTATTCAGAAACTCAATGCGCGGTGGGCGTGGCGCTCATTGCCTTTCTCTACACGACGGCGAGTGGTTTGCACGGCGTGATCTGGACCGATGTCGTGCAGTCGGTCCTGATCGGAGGAGCGGCGATTTATGTGGCGGTGACGGCGGCAGGGCTGGTCACGCCGACATTGTTGGCGGGCTGGCCGGCGGCGGAGTTGAACACCTTCTGGCCGCAAAGCGGCGACGGAGCGATGGAGCCTTACGTGCCCTTTTATGCGTTTCTCGCCATATGGATCAGCAAAGGCGTGCTGGAAGGACTGGGGGGCAGTGGAGGCTCGGCGTATATGGCGCAGCGGTTTTATGCGGCGAGCGATGAGCAGGACTGCGGCAAGATCGCGATGTTGTGGACGGTGCTCTTTGCCGCGCGTTGGCCGATGGTGTTGGGCTTTGCCATCATCGCGATGCAGCTCGGTGTGACCGTGGACTCGTTCGCGGCGGCGGAGGGAGTGTTGCCGACGGTGTTGCAATCGACCTATTTCCCCGCTGGGGTGCGCGGACTGATTCTCGCGGCGATGTTGGCGGCGGCGATGTCGACCTTTGACAGCACGCTCAACGCGGGGGCGTCCTACGTGGTGCGCGATCTGTTTCAGCCGTGGTTTCCCCGGGCGGCGGAGCGGCAATTGGTGTGGGCCGGTTATGGGGCTTCCGCGGTGCTGGTGGCGATGGGACTGGGGTTGTCGCTATGGTTGGGCGGCACGGTGTTGGGCGTCTGGATCGGCATCGTCATGCTGCTGTTTCCGGCGTTTTTGGTGCCGTTCGCGTTGCGGTGGTATTGGTCGCGGTTCAACGGTCCGGGGTTTGCGGCCGGTATCGCGGGCGGATTTGCCACGGCGTTGTTTTTCTCGCTCATCGACCCGGCCGGATGGAACGAAGCGACCCGGTTTTTGGCGATTTCCGTGGTCTCAGCGGTGGCGGCGATTGCCGTCGCGCTGAATTCGGCCCCCGTGGATCCGGACCAGTTGCGACGATTTTACGAGCAAGTCCGGCCCTTCGGCTGGTGGCCGCGGGCCTGGCGGCAACCCGACAAGGTCGAGCATCGGGCTGATGTCGCACGGCTGCTGCAGGCGCTGGTATGGCAGATCACCACGTTTCTCCTGCCGATGGGCATGGTGTTGGGTATGTGGGTCGAAGTGGCGGTGGCCGCCGTCGTGTGGATCGTCCTGGCGGTGCGGTTGTGGCCGGATAGCAAACGACCGCAGGCGTAA
- a CDS encoding HAD-IIB family hydrolase has translation MAASINSPIQLFSSDLDGTLLGNPESTQRFIAAWETLTDAERPCLVFNSGRLVADMQSLVAAELLPSPDFYIGGVGTEIFDVKGDARLDAWSDELNRNWDRTKVHAILQDLEDTSPQPDHFQNDHKTSWYLHDATAQRIAEIEQLVQATGLDVTVVYSSARDLDILPQAATKGGALRWLCKHLGMPLSSVIVAGDTGNDSSMFLVPGVKGIVVQNAQPELLEATVGHPHLHHARQIMADGVVEGLCHFGVACAPPTANETAIPRAKMTTDFKMLFTGTKLGGLNDEEKAFVHTAYERAIDALKRNITPIGFSACSLHDNTVTGTDANYRSVWGRDGAITVINSLDVDDPEILDCSRRTLETLLGAISPTGQIPANVRIDDGVPDYSGVGNICAIDSGLWLIIAVYNFVDRTGDTAFLDRHAAALQRAMDWLAAHDSNNDGLLEIPEAGDWTDLFGRSYNVLYDEVLWYRANVCYGHLLEFRGDHDRAADYLRWSQHIRGKILSMFWPTTNPDTTGHDTRSFANRQFSMGDTHYLLAEITPFAFNWRCDVFGNVLAFLTNLLDIDRAREAFRFMWGVGVNEPHPVSNLYPVVQAGDPDWRAYYTVNLLNLPHHYHNGGIWPFVGGMWVRFIHRLGLHEVACRELYRLAEVNRLGRDREWEFNEWVHGQTGRPMGKAYQAWSAACFIRACQEVEADPDHGGD, from the coding sequence ATGGCCGCATCCATTAACTCACCGATTCAACTCTTCAGCTCCGATCTCGACGGCACCCTGCTCGGCAATCCGGAGTCGACCCAGCGTTTCATCGCGGCGTGGGAAACGCTCACCGATGCCGAACGCCCTTGTCTCGTTTTTAACAGCGGCCGACTGGTCGCCGACATGCAGTCGTTGGTCGCCGCCGAGTTGTTGCCGTCCCCGGACTTCTACATCGGCGGCGTTGGCACCGAGATCTTTGACGTCAAGGGCGACGCTCGACTCGACGCCTGGTCCGACGAACTGAATCGCAACTGGGACCGCACCAAGGTCCACGCCATCCTCCAGGACCTCGAGGACACTTCGCCCCAACCCGATCACTTTCAAAACGACCACAAGACGAGTTGGTATCTGCACGATGCCACCGCCCAGCGCATCGCCGAGATCGAGCAACTCGTCCAGGCCACCGGGCTCGACGTCACTGTCGTTTACTCCAGCGCGCGTGACTTGGATATCCTGCCGCAGGCGGCCACCAAGGGCGGTGCCCTGCGCTGGTTGTGCAAACACCTTGGTATGCCGTTGTCATCGGTCATCGTCGCGGGCGATACCGGCAACGACAGCAGCATGTTCCTCGTGCCCGGCGTCAAAGGCATCGTCGTGCAAAACGCCCAGCCGGAGTTGCTCGAAGCCACCGTCGGTCATCCCCATCTGCATCACGCGCGCCAAATCATGGCCGACGGCGTGGTCGAGGGACTGTGTCACTTCGGCGTCGCCTGCGCCCCACCCACGGCCAACGAGACCGCCATCCCGCGCGCCAAGATGACCACCGATTTCAAGATGCTGTTCACCGGCACCAAACTCGGCGGTCTCAACGATGAGGAAAAAGCCTTTGTGCACACCGCCTACGAACGCGCCATCGACGCGTTGAAGCGCAACATCACGCCCATCGGATTTTCCGCCTGCTCGTTGCACGACAACACCGTCACCGGCACCGACGCCAACTACCGTTCCGTGTGGGGCCGCGACGGCGCGATCACCGTGATCAACAGTCTCGATGTCGACGACCCCGAGATCCTCGATTGTTCCCGCCGCACGTTGGAGACGTTGCTGGGGGCCATTTCCCCGACGGGCCAGATTCCCGCCAACGTGCGCATCGACGACGGCGTGCCCGACTATTCCGGGGTGGGCAACATCTGTGCCATCGACTCGGGCCTGTGGCTCATCATCGCGGTCTACAACTTCGTCGATCGCACCGGCGACACCGCCTTTCTCGACCGGCACGCCGCCGCCTTGCAACGCGCCATGGACTGGCTGGCGGCCCACGACAGCAACAACGACGGCTTGCTCGAAATTCCCGAGGCCGGGGATTGGACCGATTTGTTTGGCCGCAGTTACAACGTGCTCTACGACGAAGTCCTCTGGTATCGCGCCAACGTGTGCTACGGGCATCTGCTCGAGTTTCGCGGCGACCACGATCGCGCCGCCGACTACCTGCGCTGGTCCCAGCACATTCGCGGCAAGATCCTCAGCATGTTCTGGCCCACGACCAATCCCGATACCACCGGCCACGACACGCGCTCGTTTGCCAACCGCCAGTTCAGCATGGGCGACACCCACTACCTGTTGGCCGAGATCACCCCCTTCGCCTTCAACTGGCGCTGCGATGTCTTCGGCAACGTGCTGGCCTTTCTCACCAACCTCCTCGACATCGACCGCGCCCGGGAGGCGTTCCGCTTCATGTGGGGCGTGGGGGTCAACGAACCCCATCCGGTCTCCAATCTCTACCCGGTCGTGCAAGCCGGCGACCCCGATTGGCGCGCCTACTACACCGTCAATCTCCTCAATCTCCCGCACCACTATCACAACGGTGGCATCTGGCCCTTCGTCGGCGGCATGTGGGTGCGCTTCATCCATCGCCTCGGTTTGCATGAGGTCGCGTGTCGCGAACTTTATCGTCTCGCCGAGGTCAACCGCCTCGGTCGCGATCGCGAGTGGGAGTTCAACGAATGGGTCCACGGCCAGACGGGCCGACCCA